One Dromiciops gliroides isolate mDroGli1 chromosome 3, mDroGli1.pri, whole genome shotgun sequence DNA segment encodes these proteins:
- the LOC122747896 gene encoding uncharacterized protein LOC122747896 yields MKTFQNWSPRSDSPLFFPGGISSNLEERDLAFVLVRLTFDLTLDPGAEQHSGGVRSALLSGRLGNWTHTRNPQRWPSELPPSSDDSSLLPFLNLLFFSFRSPLCRPYAFPALWLFLLPPSCPLSPFSSCPLSLPLPSSSRLVSAATNSTAPGSLEASSADPSPCRGPRGPQTSGRCPSPSLCSGGGWDRIWEPCARAGRSLGPSPCPPRSRKSRGLRRSRSRCRSSRKPAKCDGVPAPRSPSTSSPGAAAPGYPTSCGSSWNCGWMLQLQETQLRGRLLCWERRRRCNIFKVSQTLWLHWPPWSWRQTELMFYTFGYRFEFSPPHAKYLKPLETHDLTINDCAILSI; encoded by the exons ATGAAAACTTTTCAGAACTGGAGTCCTAGGTCtgattctcctcttttctttcccggGGGAATATCGAGTAATCTAGAGGAGAGGGACCTAGCATTTGTGCTGGTGAGGTTGACCTTTGACCTCACCCTAGA CCCTGGGGCAGAGCAACACTCAGGTGGGGTTAGATCAGCCCTGCTCTCAGGACGACTAGGGAACTGGACACACACCCGGAACCCTCAAAGGTGGCCATCggagctccctccctcctctgatgactcttccctccttcctttcttaaatcttttgtttttttcctttcgcTCTCCTTTATGCCGCCCCTATGCCTTCCCGGCTCTttggctcttcctcctccctccttcttgtcctctctcccctttctcttcttgccctctctccctccccctcccttcctctagcAGGCTTGTCTCCGCCGCCACCAACTCCACGGCGCCCGGGAGCCTAGAGGCGAGCTCGGCGGACCCGAGTCCCTGCCGTGGCCCAAGAGGACCGCAGACCTCGGGCAGGTGTCCGTCTCCCAGCCTGTGCTCAGGAGGCGGCTGGGACAGAATCTGGGAGCCGTGCGCCAGAGCGGGCAGGAGCTTGGGACCGAGTCCGTGCCCTCCGCGGAGCCGAAAGAGCCGGGGTCTCCGCAGGAGCCGGAGCCGGTGCCGCAGCAGCC GAAAACCAGCGAAATGTGACGGGGTCCCAGCACCCCGGTCCCCCTCGACCTCGTCCCCCGGAGCAGCGGCCCCAGGTTACCCGACATCCTGTGGAAGCAGCTGGAACTGTGGCTGGATGCTGCAGCTGCAGGAAACTCAGCTTCGAGGCAGGCTCCTGTgctgggagagaaggagaagatgcaacatttttaaagtttcacaAACCCTCTGGCTGCACTGGCCCCCCTGGAGCTGGAGACAAACCGAATTAATGTTTTATACCTTCGGGTATAGGTTTGAGTTTTCCCCCCCTCATGCCAAGTATTTAAAACCTCTAGAAACCCATGATTTGACAATCAATGATTGCGCGATACTTTCAATTTGA
- the COLCA2 gene encoding colorectal cancer-associated protein 2, whose protein sequence is MAEETQQLLFEKPKVYQGVRVKITVKELLQQRRAHQATSGGTLSRNSGVQFSEAVLPSSAAPCFEPEPISAAPNYFQPRQFSSCMSCEENPSCLDQVLESYLPAETLLDHSLSSTQGIPPCFPDSFQATPFCFNQSLAPGSPSDSSTLSSPLEYSYSPPQQPSLAPVTYNSPSSLDTRNCGYPSEEYSYHHFHSHPQYSCCTSSSSSSVCYCTSCETDHLDTIKVSEYFSYPDTDCIDYSHSLPTAMTDDFYRREADCDICYS, encoded by the exons ATGGCAGAAGAGACCCAACAGCTTCTGTTTG AAAAACCAAAGGTGTATCAAGGGGTCCGGGTGAAGATCACAGTGAAGGAGCTGCTGCAGCAGAGGCGGGCACACCAGGCGACATCAGGGGGAACC TTGTCCCGGAATAGTGGTGTCCAGTTTTCAGAAGCAGTTTTGCCTTCTTCTGCAG cTCCCTGTTTTGAGCCAGAGCCTATTTCTGCTGCACCCAACTATTTTCAGCCCCGACAGTTTTCCAGCTGTATGTCCTGTGAAGAAAACCCCAGCTGCCTTGACCAGGTCTTAGAATCTTACCTTCCAGCAGAGACGCTCCTGGACCACTCACTCAGCTCCACACAAGGCATCCCACCATGTTTCCCAGACAGTTTTCAAGCCACCCCTTTCTGCTTTAACCAGAGCCTG GCACCTGGATCACCCTCAGATTCATCAACTCTGTCCAGCCCTCTGGAATACAGTTACTCCCCACCTCAGCAACCGTCATTGGCTCCAGTGACTTAcaactctccctcctccctggacACGAGGAACTGTGGGTATCCCTCGGAAGAGTACTCGTACCATCATTTCCACTCTCACCCCCAATACAGCTGTTGCacctcatcctcctcttcctctgtctgTTACTGCACATCATGTGAGACAGACCACCTGGACACCATCAAAGTATCAGAGTACTTCTCCTATCCAGATACAGACTGTATAGACTATTCCCATTCCCTGCCGACAGCCATGACCGATGATTTCTATAGAAGGGAAGCAGATTGTGACATCTGCTACAGTTAA